A window from Deltaproteobacteria bacterium encodes these proteins:
- a CDS encoding urocanate hydratase, with the protein MFTNEDIAGAMRIKLPETLPEMPAFIEGIRRAPDRGFRLSRRQTEIALKNSLRYVPEALHEELAPEFLNELLTRGKIYGYRYRPAGNIKARPIDDYRGKCLAGKALQLMIDNNLDFEVALYPYELVTYGETGQVCQNWMQYRL; encoded by the coding sequence ATGTTTACCAATGAAGACATTGCCGGGGCGATGCGCATCAAACTTCCAGAGACCCTGCCGGAGATGCCTGCATTCATTGAAGGTATAAGGCGAGCACCAGATCGCGGCTTTCGTCTTTCCCGGAGACAGACCGAGATTGCCCTGAAAAACAGCCTACGCTATGTTCCAGAGGCGCTTCATGAGGAGCTTGCCCCCGAGTTTCTCAACGAATTGCTCACCAGGGGCAAAATATACGGCTACCGCTACCGCCCGGCGGGAAACATCAAGGCCAGGCCAATTGACGACTACCGCGGCAAGTGTCTGGCAGGCAAGGCGCTGCAGCTGATGATCGACAACAATCTGGACTTCGAGGTGGCTCTCTATCCCTATGAGCTCGTCACCTATGGAGAGACGGGCCAGGTCTGTCAGAACTGGATGCAGTACAGGTTG